Genomic window (Petrotoga mexicana DSM 14811):
CATCAGTAAATCCAACTTTTATATCAATTTTTCCATTATTATTAACACTCTCTAAAGCGTTTTTTATTAAATTCAACAATACTTGTTTTATTTTATCTTTATCTACTTTTATTACGATCTCTTCCTTTAACCAATCAGTATTCACCATAACGTGTTTTTGTTGTATAAAATCTTCATACATCAACATTATTTCGCGTATGATTTCTATTAAATTGACTTCTTCAATCTGGTTAATTTTACCTCCTCTAGAGTATTCTAAGATTTCATTTACTATATGTTCGAGCCTAGAGAGTTCTTTTTTAATAATTTGAGTGTATTTTTGAATATCATCCATTTTATTCATTTTAGATATTCTGTTTAAAAATCCGCCGATAACCGTAATAGGATTTCTCACTTCATGAGCTATTCTAGCGGTCATTTCTCCCATGGCAGCAAGTCTTTCTCGCTTTTCCATTTCTTTTTGAAGGTTGTACAGTTCAGTCACATCATCAAAAACAATTATAACACCTTCGATAACTCCTAAATCTTCATTTCTCAAAGGAGATAATTGAATATCAAAAATTTTCTTTGTATTGGAAAGTTTTACTTCATAATTTTTTAATTTGATATTATTTCTAGTTTCATAAATGGTTTTAATTTTTTCAATTATTTCTTCCCCTATTATATCTGTTATACCTTGAATAGCTGTTCCGATCATGGTTTCTCTTGGTCTGGAGAAAAAATTTTCTGCTTTTCTGTTCCATTCGTTTATTTTTCCATTTCTATCAACCACAACAATTGCGACAGCTAAATTTTGTAAGATATTGTCTTTAAACCTCCTATAGTAATCCATCAAATCTTTCTGTTCTTCTAATCGCAACGTTTTTTCTTTTAATTCTTGATAATTTTCTATCATTTCTAAAGCTAATCCCATATTATCTTTAAATAATTTTACAATTTCAATTTCTATACTGGTGATGGGTTTTTTGTTTATTTTGTTATCGACTATAACTACACCCTTAGTTTCAACCATCCCAGCAACTGGAAAAATTAGAAACTCATTTATTTTAACTATATCGTATATATCTTCTAAATCTTCCCATTTAATTTCCAACATTTGTGGAACAATATGTAACACCTGCTTTTTTTCAACTACTCTTTCTAAAATAGGGTGTCCTTTATATGCTAAAACTTTGTTTTGCAAACTAAGAATTAGTTTGTTATTTGTGGGTATTTTTATGGCTTCCTCTTTGAAGTATTGAACAACGTTTCCGTATTTTAAAGCCCTAATGTTAGCTTCTTTCCAGATTTCGTTAGCATCTTCTTCTGCATCGGGACCAATCCATATTTTTGGCACAAGGAAACCCCGAACCTTATCTTTTTCCAAATACAGAGCTCTGTTGAACCTAAGCCCTCTTCCGGAAGTTAATCCTAAAAGCATTATTTTTATTGCTAAATTTTTATCGTAAACAGATCTCACGGCTTGAGATATCTTGTCTAATGCATTTAGCATATCTAAGTGTTCTTTTTGTTTTTCGATAAGTTGTTCATAATTCTTTTTCAATTCAGTCAATTTACTGACTTCATTTTGAAGTTTGTTGTATAAATTGATTCTGTGAATAGAAAAAGCTAATCTTTTAGCTGTATCTGAAAAAACATGGAAATCTGCCTCATCAAAATTTTTGTATGTTCTAAAGGAGTATCCTTCTTCTCTGTTATAAGCACTTAAAACACCATATAATTCATTATTTTGTTCTATAATAGAATAAATAGAAGATTTGAGATCGACATCAAAAGGGATAAAATAATTTTGAAAGTTTTCTCGTCCAACAACCATAAAGCTTCTTCTTTCTTTTATGGCTTTTCCCTCAAGAGTATTTTCTAAAGGAATCTCTTTATTTAAGATTGAGTTTTCATCTATTCCAAGAACGTATTTGATTTCAAGTGTATCTCCTTGAAGTTCCCAGAAAACTATGCTTTCTGCATGGAGTGAATCTTTTAGGAGTTTCAATACATTTTTGATTATTACATCTTTTTGTGTAATTTCTTCTATAATGTCGGTGAGTTTTTCCATTAAAACTACTTTGTCTTTCAAATCCTTGATTTTTAGTTTTTCTATAATCAAGTTAATCAAAACCACGTAATAAAAAAATTGTTGGTCGAAAGTATCTTTGTCGATTTGATTATCAAATAATCCAACGGCTCCGATTAAAGTCTCTTCCGAAAAAATCGGATATAAAAATATTTCTTTTTTATCGTTGCTGTCTGAACTTACCTTTAAAGTATCATCCTGTAGATTAACCGAAAGAATTTCATTTGAGAAAATTTTGTTTTTTAACTCTTCGACTCCACGTATATATATTTTTACATTTTCAAACTTGTCTATTGTAGAAGCTAAAGCTTTAAAAACCTCTCTGCTTGATTGATAGATAAACATAATATTGTCTTTCCCAATTGATTCTTTCAATTGGAAGGATACTTCTTTAAAAACTGATTTTAAAATATTTTGAGGATCATCATTGTATATAATATTTAAAATATCATTCATCATAAATTCCACACTCCGATGTTTTATCTTTTTCGTCTTAATTATAACACTAAAATGCTTAAAAATGGGATAAAAATATATTGTGAATTTAATAACGGAATAATTGCCTAATGACAAGTTAGATATATTGGGCGATTTTATAAAAGAAAAGGAATTAAAACAGAAATTTAAAATTTTATCTTGACATTTTACATTGAAAAGTATTATAATGAAAATGGAATTAGCAAATAAAAGTTACGAGTGATAAAATATCTTATTACGTAAAATAGATGGAGGTGACACAATGAGATTCAATCCGAATGATTTCACTGAAAAATCTTTAAAAGCATTTCAAGAAGCCCAGAATGTTTTAAGTTATTCGGGTGGAAATATTCTTAAACCGGAACATTTGCTGTTAGCAATTCTAAATATTGAAGATGAGAATGTGAAAAAAATTTTTCAAGGTACCAATATCAATTCAGTAAAAATCAAACTTGAAGAAGCTTTATCTGAAGAAATGGGAATTTATTACTCCATGTCTTATGGTGGACCACAAGGTATATATCTATCAACAAGTTTAGCAAACGCTTTACAAATAGCTAAATCAGAAGCCAATAGAATGGGATTTAATAAAATTCCTTTATTAGCCCTTCTATTAGGAATTTTGTTGGAAGGTACATCTTACGCCTCCAAACTGTTGTCCGCTTATACATCAGAGGCTTTAATTAGAGAACAGTTACAAGAAATGTTAGAAAGCGGAGATGAAGAAATAGAATCAGGTACGGGAGATCCTTTGAAAAAATTTACTATTGATTTAACCAAAGAGGCTAAGAAAGGAAAGCTTACGCCTGTCATAGGAAGGGAAAAAGAAATAAATAGAATGATTGAAATATTATCCCGAAAGTCCAAAAATAATCCAGTGTTAGTTGGAGACGCTGGTGTTGGAAAAACCGCTGTAGTAGAAGGTTTAGCACAGTTGATAGTAGATGAAAATCCTCCCTCCTATCTGAAAAATAAAAAAATTTTACAATTAGACATGGCTGCATTATTGGCAGGTTCAAAATTTAGAGGTGAGTTTGAAGAAAGACTTAAATCAGTTATCGATACAGTAAAAGAAAAAAGCGATGAAATTATTCTTTTTATTGATGAACTGCACAATATAATAGGTGCAGGAGTGGCTGAAGGAAATGCAATGGATGCAGCAAATATTTTAAAACCAGCTTTAGCTAGAGGTGAAATAAAGGTTATTGGAGCAACAACGTATGAAGAATACAAAAAGTACATTGAAAAGGACAAAGCTTTAGCAAGAAGGTTTCAACCTGTGTATATACAAGAACCTACCCCTGAACAGGCAATTGAAATACTTAAAGGTCTAAAAGAAACGTACGAAAAGCATCACAAGGTTGAAATATTGGATGAAGCTTTAATTGCAGCAGTAAATCTTTCTCACAGATATATTAATGATAGGTTTTTACCAGATAAAGCTATCGATTTGATAGACGAAGCTTGTGCTCGAGTAAAACTTAGAAACTCCGCTAAACCAGAAAAAATTCGGGAATTGGAAAAGAAAATGTCGAAACTTGAAGAAGAAATTAATCAACTAACTTTAGAGGAAAAATATGAAGAAGCATCTCAAAAAAAAGCGGAATATTTTGATCTTCAAAAGGAATTAGAAAAGGCACAAAAAGCTGCCAAACGAGTACAAAGTGAAATAAGCAATGTAGTAGATGAAGAGATAATCGCTTCTTTGGTACAAGAATGGACCGGCATTCCTGTTACTCGGATGGTTGAAGATGAAAAGAAAAAACTTGCCAACCTTGAAAATGAAATACACAAAAGGCTTGTTGATCAGGATGAGGCGGTTAAAATTGTTGCAGACCATATTAAAAAGGCAAGAGCAGGATTGAAAGATCCTAAGAGACCAGTGGGTTCTTTCCTGTTTCTTGGGCCAACTGGAGTAGGAAAAACAGAATTAGCTAAGACATTGGCCGAGATTTTGTTTGGAACCGAAGATGCTTTGGTCAGGATAGATATGAGTGAATACATGGAAAAATTCAATGTTTCAAGGTTAGTGGGTGCGGCACCGGGTTATGTTGGTTACGAAGAAGGGGGACAGTTAACAGAGATAATCAGAAGAAGACCCTATTCAGTAGTGTTATTCGATGAAGTTGAAAAAGCTCATCCCGATGTATTCAATATATTATTACAGATCTTAGACGATGGAAGGTTAACAGATTCCCAAGGTAGGACGGTCAATTTCAGTAATACCATTATAATATTAACCTCTAACTTAGGTTCAGAATTCTTAAATAAGACCAAAAAAAGTGTCGGTTTTGTTGGAGAATCAGAAGAAGAATCTTATGAAAACACAAAAAATGAAATTATGAGCCAGGTAAAAATGGCATTTAGACCAGAATTTATTAACAGGTTGGACGATATTATTGTATTTAAACCTTTGAGCATCTCTCAGATAAAGAGAATAGTTGATATAATGATTTCAAGATTAGAAGAAAGGTTAAAAGAGAAACACATAAGTATTCAAATAACTGAGGCAGCCAAAGACGTTATAGCAAAAGAAGGATTCGATCCTGTTTATGGAGCTAGACCGTTGAGAAGGGTTATAGAAAGAAAAATCGAATCAACTTTGGCAAATATGATCATCGAAGATACTATAAAAGAAGGAGATACGGTCATAGTTGACTCAAAAGATGGTGAAAATTTAGAAATAAGAAAAGCTGCTGGAGAATTATTAAAAAAGCGGGATTAATATCCCGCCTTTTTTAATCTTCGAGTAATTCAAAGTCTTCTTTAGCAGCGCCACAAACGGGGCAAGTCCAATCATCGGGTAAATCTTCAAAAGAGGTTCCTGGTTCTATGTTGTTATCAGGATCTCCTACTTCTGGATCGTATATATAACCACAAATGGTGCATCTGTATTTTTTCATTCTCATCAACCCCTATATAATATTTTCAAAAATCATCCTACAGAAATCTTTTTGGTATTTTCCCAAAGTCCATGAATATTGCAATGAGAGAGTGCAATCAACGTTCCAGATTTCGCTAACTTTATTTTAGCTTTTACATGAGGTTCCCCCACTACGGGTCCGAACATATATCTGCCTACATGTACGGTATTTGGATCATCATCGTATTGCATAAAAAGATCTATCCACTCAATATGGTGTTCTACAGTGTTTGGATGTTTAATCTCTTTACCAATCTGTACATCTACTTCAAACTCTTCGTTAGGTTGAACTTTGTCTGGACAATCGATAGTAGGGACATGTTTTTCATTTTTGAAATCACTAGTCTTAATTACTTCACCTAACACAAAGAATCATCCCCTTTTTTATAAATTTGGTTAGAATTCTACAAATTTGCTTCTTGGTGCTCCACAAACAGGACATTTTTCTGGAGCTTCTCCTTCTACGGTGTAACCACAGATATCACAAATGAAAATTTTACCAATTTCCACATCTTTACCTTTTTCTGCAACCTTCTTTGCATTTTTATACCACTCGGCGTGTATTTTTTCTGCTTCCAAGGCAAAATGAGTTGTTCTTACTGCTTCGTTTTCTTCTTGAAAGTTAGCTACATTGTTGTACACGGGATACATTTCTTCAATTTCAAAGGTTTCTCCGTCTATACATTGCTGTAGGTTATCTTCTGTTGATCCTATATAACCCAAAGCTCTGTAATGGTTTCTCGCATGAACAAACTCAGCATGAGCAATAGCTTTCCATATTCTTGCAAGATTTTTTAACCCTTTTTCTTCTGCCTCAGCAGAAAAAATCAAATACTTCATATGTGCCTTGGATTCACCACAAAAGGCATCCTCCAAAAACTGTTTTGTCATTGGTCTTTCTACCAAAGTTATCTACCCCCTTCATTAAAAATATTTCTTCATCTAAAAGTTTTCTAAGATCCTTAAAGCACGATTCAACGTAAATTATAACATGAAAGTTTTAAAAAAAGATGAATAAAATAAAATTATTATGAAATAAAAGATCAATTTTTACTGGATAAGCTGTCTTTAAGGGAAGAAATAAATCTTTCCACCTCTTTTATATTCTGTAGAATTTCTTTTATATTACTTACAAACGTTTTGACGGAAGTAGATATTTCTTCAGAAGTAGCCGAACCTTCTTCAGATATAGCTAACAAGTTTTGGGTGTTTTTTGTTAAATCTTCTAATTTAACCCCTTCGCTACTTAATTCATCTAAAATTTCGCGGATTTCTTTGGAAATATTTTCTATATTAGTTGCAGATTCTTTATTATCTTGAGAACTAATTCTTAGATTATTAGCTCCTTCTTTCATCGATTTAAACTCTTTTTCAACAGTTTCTGTTAACAACTCAATACCTGAAGATATCCTGCTAAGTATATTATCAATCTGTGAAGCAGCTATTTTGCTTTCCTCTGCTAAATTTCTTATTTCATCAGCTACTACAGCGAATCCTCTGCCGGCTTCTCCTGCTCTTGATGCTTCAATTGCGGCATTTAAGGCTAACAAATTAGTTTGATCCGCAATACCTTTCACCGTATCAACGACTTTAAGAATTTCTTGAGTATCCTCTTCTAACTTATCACTTTCTTTCACCAAATTATTGAATCGCTCACTCATACTTTCTATTTCTTTTGAAGAAGTTTCTACTTTTGAAGAGGAATCATTGATTCTTTTGACTGCATTTTCCAAAGAGTCTACCATTTGATTTTCTCTGGATATGATACTTTGTATAGTATTTACATTCACTTCAACTACATTTGATATGGACTCGGCATCTTGAGCGATTTGTTCTGAGCTTATAGCCACCTGTTCAACTAGTTCTCCTATTGAGTCACTTATTTCCTTCATCTCCTCAGCTCTTTCTCCAACTTTTCCGGTAAAGGTTTCTATTTCTTCTATATCTCCCGTCAGTTGAATAAAAATTCCATTAAAATTATTCCTTAAATTATCAATTTCTAAAGAATGCTTTTCGAGTATCTTTTCCCCTTTTAATAGAACAGGTTCGTCAAATTCCTGGTTATTTAAATTTTGTAACCCTTCTGTAGAAGAAGAAAATAATCGTTTAAAGTAGTTCCCCATAAAAAGAATAAATGTTCCAGATAAAATACCTGTAACCAAAAAAGTATACCAATGATTACCTAAAAGCCCGGTGAATAGCCAAGATAATAAAAAGACTATGATTATTGTATAAAAGGTTAAAGAAGTAAAAAACATTTTCATTAATGACAAACTCATGGCTGCAAAAAACCTTGCTTTTCTAATTTTTGCATATGGTTTCTCACTCTCTAATTTTATTTTAAGAAAGCTACCTTCATCAGTGCTCCCTTGATCAATAATCTCATATTCAATCTTCTCACCAAAAACCTCAGCTGAACCTTCCAGCAATCCTAGAAAATAGTATCTCATATCTCTGAAAGAACGATAGGTAAGATAGGCAGAGTTGCTATCTATGATTTCAAATTCAATGGCGGGAGGTTTGGCTCCTTTTATTCTTCTTGTTAATGATTTATGAACATCATTCATCGTTGACAAAAAAGAGAGAAGTCCCTTTTTTTTGAAAAAATTGGGGTAATATTTTTTGAAGGTATAGATGTTTTTTTTGCCAAGTTCTTTCATAATCTCATCTTTTGGTTTATTAGTCTTTTTACTCATCAAATCAAGTAGTTTAAAGACTTTAGAGTCTTCCAAATCTTCAAAAGGGGAGAAATGTTTGTTTTCTGGAATTCCTATTTCAGTTAAAAGTTGATTCACATAATCTTCGCCGTATGTATTTTTCCAAGTTTCAAGCCATGTTTCAACGATCATTCCCTTCATTAAATCCCCTCCTAAGTGCAGTGTTTATGATGACTTTTGAAACTCTAAAACAAGATTTAACGCCCCGAACGATGAAAGTTCTTTATCTTTTTGTAGTTAAATTATACCATATTTTTTCGAATTATTTAATTATTAAAAATAGAGGACAAATAATTTGTATATTTGGAAAATGCAACAATCAACTAATTGATCGGTTAATAAGCCGTAATGATACTTATTTATTGCACGAAACACCTTTGAACTCTATAAAATTGTGGTATAATACTTAAAAAGATATAAAAATCAGCTTTTCTCCAAAGGAGGTAGTCAAGAAGAATGGCTAAGAATAATGTTGAAGACTTAGAGAGTAGAATAAAAGTATTAGAAGAACAAAATAGAGAAAATAGAGAAACTTTGGACGATCTGCTTTTTCAAAATTCTAAAATGAAAGAAAAATTAAATAAAATGTGGCATAATTTGAAGTTCATGTTTTGGTTAAATTTAGGTTTAGTTGTGTGTTTAGTTTTAATTTTTACAACAACACCCCCCGTAGTAATAGGTTTATGGATC
Coding sequences:
- a CDS encoding ATP-binding protein, with translation MMNDILNIIYNDDPQNILKSVFKEVSFQLKESIGKDNIMFIYQSSREVFKALASTIDKFENVKIYIRGVEELKNKIFSNEILSVNLQDDTLKVSSDSNDKKEIFLYPIFSEETLIGAVGLFDNQIDKDTFDQQFFYYVVLINLIIEKLKIKDLKDKVVLMEKLTDIIEEITQKDVIIKNVLKLLKDSLHAESIVFWELQGDTLEIKYVLGIDENSILNKEIPLENTLEGKAIKERRSFMVVGRENFQNYFIPFDVDLKSSIYSIIEQNNELYGVLSAYNREEGYSFRTYKNFDEADFHVFSDTAKRLAFSIHRINLYNKLQNEVSKLTELKKNYEQLIEKQKEHLDMLNALDKISQAVRSVYDKNLAIKIMLLGLTSGRGLRFNRALYLEKDKVRGFLVPKIWIGPDAEEDANEIWKEANIRALKYGNVVQYFKEEAIKIPTNNKLILSLQNKVLAYKGHPILERVVEKKQVLHIVPQMLEIKWEDLEDIYDIVKINEFLIFPVAGMVETKGVVIVDNKINKKPITSIEIEIVKLFKDNMGLALEMIENYQELKEKTLRLEEQKDLMDYYRRFKDNILQNLAVAIVVVDRNGKINEWNRKAENFFSRPRETMIGTAIQGITDIIGEEIIEKIKTIYETRNNIKLKNYEVKLSNTKKIFDIQLSPLRNEDLGVIEGVIIVFDDVTELYNLQKEMEKRERLAAMGEMTARIAHEVRNPITVIGGFLNRISKMNKMDDIQKYTQIIKKELSRLEHIVNEILEYSRGGKINQIEEVNLIEIIREIMLMYEDFIQQKHVMVNTDWLKEEIVIKVDKDKIKQVLLNLIKNALESVNNNGKIDIKVGFTDENRVFFEITNDGPPIPPEIKEKLFTPFLTTKSNGTGLGLAICKKIIEEEHKGKIYLVKSDDTETSFRFEIPTGNN
- a CDS encoding ATP-dependent Clp protease ATP-binding subunit — protein: MRFNPNDFTEKSLKAFQEAQNVLSYSGGNILKPEHLLLAILNIEDENVKKIFQGTNINSVKIKLEEALSEEMGIYYSMSYGGPQGIYLSTSLANALQIAKSEANRMGFNKIPLLALLLGILLEGTSYASKLLSAYTSEALIREQLQEMLESGDEEIESGTGDPLKKFTIDLTKEAKKGKLTPVIGREKEINRMIEILSRKSKNNPVLVGDAGVGKTAVVEGLAQLIVDENPPSYLKNKKILQLDMAALLAGSKFRGEFEERLKSVIDTVKEKSDEIILFIDELHNIIGAGVAEGNAMDAANILKPALARGEIKVIGATTYEEYKKYIEKDKALARRFQPVYIQEPTPEQAIEILKGLKETYEKHHKVEILDEALIAAVNLSHRYINDRFLPDKAIDLIDEACARVKLRNSAKPEKIRELEKKMSKLEEEINQLTLEEKYEEASQKKAEYFDLQKELEKAQKAAKRVQSEISNVVDEEIIASLVQEWTGIPVTRMVEDEKKKLANLENEIHKRLVDQDEAVKIVADHIKKARAGLKDPKRPVGSFLFLGPTGVGKTELAKTLAEILFGTEDALVRIDMSEYMEKFNVSRLVGAAPGYVGYEEGGQLTEIIRRRPYSVVLFDEVEKAHPDVFNILLQILDDGRLTDSQGRTVNFSNTIIILTSNLGSEFLNKTKKSVGFVGESEEESYENTKNEIMSQVKMAFRPEFINRLDDIIVFKPLSISQIKRIVDIMISRLEERLKEKHISIQITEAAKDVIAKEGFDPVYGARPLRRVIERKIESTLANMIIEDTIKEGDTVIVDSKDGENLEIRKAAGELLKKRD
- the rd gene encoding rubredoxin codes for the protein MKKYRCTICGYIYDPEVGDPDNNIEPGTSFEDLPDDWTCPVCGAAKEDFELLED
- a CDS encoding class II SORL domain-containing protein, coding for MLGEVIKTSDFKNEKHVPTIDCPDKVQPNEEFEVDVQIGKEIKHPNTVEHHIEWIDLFMQYDDDPNTVHVGRYMFGPVVGEPHVKAKIKLAKSGTLIALSHCNIHGLWENTKKISVG
- a CDS encoding ferritin family protein, which gives rise to MTKQFLEDAFCGESKAHMKYLIFSAEAEEKGLKNLARIWKAIAHAEFVHARNHYRALGYIGSTEDNLQQCIDGETFEIEEMYPVYNNVANFQEENEAVRTTHFALEAEKIHAEWYKNAKKVAEKGKDVEIGKIFICDICGYTVEGEAPEKCPVCGAPRSKFVEF
- a CDS encoding heme NO-binding domain-containing protein, whose protein sequence is MKGMIVETWLETWKNTYGEDYVNQLLTEIGIPENKHFSPFEDLEDSKVFKLLDLMSKKTNKPKDEIMKELGKKNIYTFKKYYPNFFKKKGLLSFLSTMNDVHKSLTRRIKGAKPPAIEFEIIDSNSAYLTYRSFRDMRYYFLGLLEGSAEVFGEKIEYEIIDQGSTDEGSFLKIKLESEKPYAKIRKARFFAAMSLSLMKMFFTSLTFYTIIIVFLLSWLFTGLLGNHWYTFLVTGILSGTFILFMGNYFKRLFSSSTEGLQNLNNQEFDEPVLLKGEKILEKHSLEIDNLRNNFNGIFIQLTGDIEEIETFTGKVGERAEEMKEISDSIGELVEQVAISSEQIAQDAESISNVVEVNVNTIQSIISRENQMVDSLENAVKRINDSSSKVETSSKEIESMSERFNNLVKESDKLEEDTQEILKVVDTVKGIADQTNLLALNAAIEASRAGEAGRGFAVVADEIRNLAEESKIAASQIDNILSRISSGIELLTETVEKEFKSMKEGANNLRISSQDNKESATNIENISKEIREILDELSSEGVKLEDLTKNTQNLLAISEEGSATSEEISTSVKTFVSNIKEILQNIKEVERFISSLKDSLSSKN